The DNA region CTTAAGAGAAAAACAAATACAGTTTGGTTAATCAAACTgtattaattaaataaataaatgtaatgttTCTTATAGCAAGTGGTAACTGTACTTTGCACATAGAAAGAATCGAGAAGTCTATTTGCATCCGTTTTTGAATGGCTGTAGTCTTCCCTTCTCATGGCTATCTGCATAGAATAGCCTGTCATTTGAAATTGTAGCTAAGCTATGGaaggccttcattgtaaaggtTATGGGAATTTAATATTGACATCATGTAGAAAATGTCTGGTAAACATTGACTTAACTGTCCAGTACTCTCTTTGAAACATTGACGTAACAATTGTAGACTAATGTACAGCATCGTGAGACACGTTGAGGTAACGTTGTACACTAATGTACGGCGTCATGAGAAACGTTGAGGTAACGTTGTACACTATTGTACAGCGTCATGAGAAACGTTGAGGTAACGTTGTACACTAATGTACGGCGTCATGAGAAACGTTGAGGTAACGTTGTACACTATTGTACAGCGTCATGAGAAACGTTGAGGTAACGTTTGTACCTTGATGGTGCTCTTGAGGCGGTGGAGCTGCGGGGGCAGGGGCATGCCTCCCACCAGCAGGCCAGTCCTCATGTTAGGTAGGCCCACCACCAGCTCCTTGGTCTGCCTCTCGATCTGGATGGCCAGCTCCCTGGTGGGGGTCAGGATGAGAGCTGCCGGACCCCCGAGACCACCCTCCACTAGCCTCTGATTGGGGAGGAATCAAGACAATATTTATTAACAAcaaatagctttttggtctaaggGTAGCAAAATTCAAGTAACTTCCACACTTTTTAGGTTTTAATTTCTGGAAACAACCCTAGGGTTAGGCTCCGTAAGGGTTAGGCTCCGTAAGGGTTAGGCTCCGTAAGGGTTAGGCTCCGTaagggtagggttaaggttaaagttTTACATCAGACTTTTGGGGAGAGAAATTCTGCTACTTCCAGGTTGCTTTGAAGCTGGGCCCAAAAGTGATAATCACACTATGAGGATGTCACAGTCTGCTCCTACCAGACCAATATATCAGCCAATGAATTACATCACGTAAAATGCTTAAAGGTTAGATCTACTTGTTTTCACCACATACCGCAGTATAAATGAACTTAATGTTTCTTATGGCAAGTGGTAACTGTACTTTGCACATAGAAAGGATTGAGACAAGTCTATTTGCATCAGTTTTTGAATGGCTGTAGTCTTCCCTTCTCATGGCTATCTGCATAGTATAGCCTGTCATTTGAAATTGTAGCTAAGCTACAGAACATAAAAAACAGGCCTGTGCATATGAATTACTCATCGCTGTTGCTTCAAGGAGTCCCCAGTGAGGGACCGGTTCAAAATTGGGTTAACAGCTGTGCTGGATTTTCAAAGTTTAGCCGAGGTACTTCTAGCTGAAAACGATGCCAACAGTGAGGTTGAAACACAGCAAACCTTGATATTGGTTATAGAGTCCGTTCTGACAAACCTTGATATTGGTTATAGAGTCCGTTCTGACAAACCTTGATATTGGTTATAGAGTCCGTTCTGACAAACCTTGATATTGGTTATAGAGTCCGTCCTGACAAACCTTGATATTGGTTATAGAGTCCGTTCTGACAAACCTTGATATTGGTTATAGAGTCCGTTCTGACAAACCTTGATATTGGTTATAGAGTCCGTTCTGACAAACCTTGATATTGGTTATAGAGTCCGTTCTGACAAACCTTGATATTGGTTATAGAGTCCGTCCTGACAAACCTTGATATTGGTTATAGAGTCCGTTCTGACAAACCTTGATATTGGTTATAGAGTCCGTTCTGACAAACCTTGATATTGGTTATAGAGTCCGTTCTGACAAACCTTGATATTGGTTATAGAGTCCGTCCTGACAAACCTTGATATTGGTTATAGAGTCCGTCCTGACAAACCTTGATATTGGTTATAGAGTCCGTTCTGACAAACCTTGATATTGGTTATAGAGTCCGTCCTGACAAACCTTGATATTGGTTATAGAGTCCGTTCTGACAAACCTTGATATTGGTTATAGAGTCCGTTCTGACAAAAATTGATATTGGTTATAGAGTCCGTTCTGACAAACCTTGATATTGGTTATAGAGTCCGTTCTGACAAACCTTGATATTGGTTATAGAGTCCGTCCTGACAAACCTTGATATTGGTTATAGAGTCCGTCCTGACAAACCTTGATATTGGTTATAGAGTCCGTTCTGACAAACCTTGATATTGGTTATAGAGTCCGTTCTGACAAACCTTGATATTGGTTATAGAGTCCGTTCTGACAAACCTTGATATTGGTTATAGAGTCCGTTCTGACAAACCTTGATATTGGTTATAGAGTCCGTCCTGACAAACCTTGATATTGGTTATAGAGTCCGTTCTGACAAACCTTGATATTGGTTATAGAGTCCGTTCTGACAAACCTTGATATTGGTTATAGAGTCCGTTCTGACAAACCTTGATATTGGTTATAGAGTCCGTTCTGACAAACCTTGATATTGGTTATAGAGTCCGTCCTGACAAACCTTGATATTGGTTATAGAGTCCGTTCTGACAAACCTTGATATTGGTTATAGAGTCCGTCCTGACAAACCTTGATATTGGTTATAGAGTCCGTTCTGACAAACCTTGATATTGGTTATAGAGTCCGTTCTGACAAAAATTGATATTGGTTATAGAGTCCGTTCTGACAAACCTTGATATTGGTTATAGAGTCCGTTCTGACAAACCTTGATATTGGTTATAGAGTCCGTCCTGACAAACCTTGATATTGGTTATAGAGTCCGTCCTGACAAACCTTGATATTGGTTATAGAGTCCGTTCTGACAAACCTTGATATTGGTTATAGAGTCCGTTCTGACAAACCTTGATATTGGTTATAGAGTCCGTTCTGACAAACCTTGATATTGGTTATAGAGTCCGTTCTGACAAACCTTGATATTGGTTATAGAGTCCGTCCTGACAAACCTTGATATTGGTTATAGAGTCCGTTCTGACAAACCTTGATATTGGTTATAGAGTCCGTTCTGACAAACCTTGATATTGGTTATAGAGTCCGTTCTGACAAACCTTGATATTGGTTATAGAGTCCGTTCTGACAAACCTTGATATTGGTTATAGAGTCCGTCCTGACAAACCTTGATATTGGTTATAGAGTCCGTTCTGACAAACCTTGATATTGGTTATAGAGTCCGTTCTGACAAACCTTGATATTGGTTATAGAGTCCGTCCTGACAAACCTTGATATTGGTTATAGAGTCCGTTCTGACAAACCTTGATATTGGTTATAGAGTCCGTTCTGACAAACCTTGATATTGGTTATAGAGTCCGTTCTGACAAACCTTGATTtccccttttttttttactttaaaaacTTCCTCCTTTGTTACACAATATTATGAGAAAAATCATTCCAGTATTTTTCACAACCATGAAACCAAAAAAGTATCATGAAAGATAAACACTAATGAGCTTTTCACACCACAACCAAGCCGAGCCTGTACAAAGCTGTactaggtacagttgaagtcggaagtatacatacaccttagccaaatacatttaaactcagttttacacaattcctgacattatctcctagtaaaaattctgtcttcggtcagttaggatcaacactttattttaagaatgtgaaatgtcagaataatagtagagagagtgatttatttatttcatcacattcccagtgggtcagaagcttgcATAGTATTTGTTatcattgcctataaattgtttaacttgggtcaaacgtttctggtagccttccacaacctccccacaataagttgactgaattttggcccattcctaatgacagagctggtgcaactgagtcaggtttgtagacctccttgctcacacacactttttcagttctgcccacaaatgtatgggattgaggtcagggctttgtgatggccactccaataccttgactttgttgtccttaagccattttgccacaactttggaagtatgcttggggtcactgtccatttggaagtcccatttgcgaccaagctttcacttcctgactgatgtcttgatgttgcttcaatatatccacataatttttcatcCTCATGATtctatttattttgtgaagtgcaccagtccctcctgcggcaaagcacctccacaacatgatgctgccacccccgtgcttcatggttgggatgttgttgtttatacttgcgtactattgtttgtaccgttgaacgtggtatcttcaggcttttggaaattggtctcaaggatgaaccagacttgtggaggtctacaattttttctgaggtcttggctgatctctttagatttccccatgatgtcaagcaaagaggcactgagtttgaaagtaggccttgaaatacacccacagatacacctccaattgatgtcaattagcctatcagaagcttctaaagccatgacttcattttctggaattttccaagctgtttaaaggcacagtcaacttactgtatgtaaacttctgacccactggaattgtgatacagtgaattataagtgaaataatctgtcggtaaacaattgtttgaaaaattacttgtgtcatgcacaaagtagatgtcctaaccgacttgccaaaactatagtttgttaacaacaatttgtggagtggttgaaaaactaattttaatgactccaacctaagtgtatataaacttccgacttcaactgtaggtatgcATCCACCACAGTTGCTGGAACCATGCTGAAAAACTTTCAGACCCAACATAGTTCAGTGTGATAATACAGTGTAATAATCAAGCCAGCCACAAAAACTGTATTTCActataccttcaaagcacacACTACCACTGGCAGCAGAAAGGCCACCGTCTTCCCAGAACCCGTGTCAGCACTGGCAATCACGTCCCTGCCAGCCAAGCCAACAGGCACCATCTGCATCTGAACAGGGGTGGGCGCCTCATACCCTGCCTTCTTCAGGTTGGCACTGAGAGTTGAGGGAAGGTTACATTGCTCAAACTCTATGATGGGCCTTCCCACCTCCCTGCCCTCTGTCACAATGCCCAGCTCCTGCTTTACTCGCTGCACTTGCTCCTCTGTCAACCCAGAGATAAATGCATCTTCCTTGTAGGAATAGTCCTTGTATACATCCTCAACAGTATTGCCAGCTCTGTCAACAGCTGGCTGTCCACATTGTGaagtcctcttctcctctgtgtcATCTCGGTTAAAGGCATCTTCCCCTGTGCCCATGCCCATTTTAGCCAGGTGACTGGCCTTGCACTCTAGGCTGCACACATCATTGTCAGTGCTGTCGCAGATGTACTCCCCGAATCGAGCACACATGACGCAGACGGGCTCCCCCGGTTCGGGCCATCTCTGGCTCTTTCTGAAGGATTTTACAGGCTCCTCTTCTTCGCTTTCCTCGGTGCTGGACTCAGACTCTGAGGACTGTTGGTCCTCTGGTGCTCGTACAGGACTCCATGTACCCTGCTCCAGGGTTGGAAGGTGTGTGTCCTGGTCATCAGGCTTCACCTGTGTCTCAGCATTAATGTCTGTCTCTACACTCCCATATGGAGCTGTAGTGGAAGTCTTTAGGCTGTGGTTGGGGGGTTGTCCTGTGCCATCACTGCCTTCCTTTTCTCCCTCCTGGCTCACCTTGCACTTCTTCTTAAGCACCTGACTTGTGTTGTCTGTTGGTCTCTTCACTTTCAGTGCTCTTGGCATAAACATGTTTCCAAAGTATTATCCTAAAGAGCATGAATGGGTGTGACAGACGGTTACGAATACGATATACACGATGTTTAACGTTAATCAAAGACTATCTCAGTGATAATGCCACCTGTACACGGATGAGTGGGCATCAGCTAGCAAACGCTAGTAACTTCAAGCCTAGCCAGCTAGCGATACAAAACAACACCAGGTTTTGGCGCAATTACATTGCGATTTAAAGATCAAAACGACGCAAGTAAACACACAAAACGAATGATTAATTGCTGATGAAAAACACAAAGATATCGAAGTAAACACCCAAACTGAAGCTAGCTGCTAGCGAGCATAAAGCATCTTATCCAACGTCGACTCACTCAGAAAGCAGACTCATGTTGATGACGTCTCtagtctttttcttcttctttgggtttTATGGCGAACTACACGCAAAAGGTGTGTTTTCGCCACCAACCGAACGGGGGTGCAAACATTTactaaacattttttaaaaatccatTGGGAGAAGGGAAAATGTACATTAATCCACGcaaactttaaaaaataaatctgCATCTGGAttagtatattttttaaatctaattaaATAGTTTttgttgatcatattactccagtgctagcctctctacactggcttcctgttaaggcaagggctgatttcaaggttctaatgctaacctacaaagcataacatgagcttgctcctacctatctttctgatttggtcctgccgtacatatctacacatacgctacggtcacaagacgcaggcctccttactgtccctagcatttctaagcaaacaactggaggcagggctttctcctatagagctcaatttttatggaatggtctgcctatccatatgagagacacagactcggtctcaacctttaagtctttattgaagactcatctcttcagtagttcctatgattgagtgtagtctggcccaggagtgtgaaggtgaacggaaaggcactggagcaatgaaccgcccttgctgtctctgcctggctggttcccctctctccactgggattctctgtctctaaccctattacaggggctgagtcactggcttactggtgctcttccatgctgtccctgggaggggtgcgtcacttgagtgggttgagtcactgaagtGATCTTCCTGTCAggtttgtgccgtggcggagatctttgtgggctatacttggccttgtctcaggatggtaagttggtggttgaagatatccttctagtggtatgtggttgtgctttggcaaagtgggtggggttatatccttcctgtttggccctgtccgggggtgtcatcggatggggccacagtgtctcctgtcccctcctgtctcagcctctagtatttatgctgcagtagtttatgtgtcggggggctagggtcagtttggtatatctggagtacttctcctgtcctattcggtgtcctgtgtgaatttaagtatgctctctctaattctctctttctctctttctttctctctctctgaggacctgagccctaggaccatgccccagaactacctgacatgatgactccttgctgtccctggcacctggccgtgctgctgctccagtttcaactgctctgcccgcggctatggaaccctgacctgttcaccggacgtgctacctgtcccagacctgcttttttcaactctctagagacagcaggagcggtagagatactctgaatgatcgactataaaagccaattgacatttactcctgaggtgcggACCTGTTGCaacctcgacaaccactgtgattattattatttaaccctgctggtcatctatgaacatttgaacatcttggccatgttctgttataatctccacccggcacagccagaagaggactggccacccctcatagcctggttcctctctaggtttcttcctaggttctggcctttctagggagtttttcctagccaccgtgcttctacacctgcattgcttgctgtttggggttttaggctgggtttctgtacagcactttgtgacatcaactgatgtaagaagggctatataaatacatttgattgatttacaAACATGTCAGAAGCACATTGACATGTTGACATAGCAGCAAATCTCACATCGAAGTGGTTTCAATGAATAATGTTGAGTTCAACTAGCCTAATTGTATCAATGATGATGCATACTAGGACTACAAATCCACATAATAAAGGAATGATGCATTATATATCATGTAAATACTTGCAACTGACAATACAAGGCTGAACCACAACAAATGATTAAGCAAATTCATCAAGGTTGTATCTGAATTTTTGTTCAAACTTAGTTATTGATATAcccttgttctgttcaatgttctctaacTATATATGACTCTAAATACCCCCAAGTCATGTTGTTAAGTAAGttcaaaataataaaatatttaaaaaaagagCTGACACCATTCAAATCAATAAGGGTTTGGAACTTTAAAGCCAATGATCTCAGAATCATATTTTTGCAGATAGAACCGTATAGTCCCAAACTCGACAGGCTAATCTATTTCATTGGTTAGTTAGAATGTGTATATATCCAGGGATGCGTTTTacatataaacagacagaacatagGCATTTTATCCAAACAAATCAAGCTATGTATGCGATGCGTAGATTCTGTCCAATTTCTAACTGTAGTAAAAGCATGCTGGCCTCTTTTGATGTTGTGCAGAAATGGCTGGGTGGTACGCGCACGCGCAATAGTGCAGCCCTTTCTTAGCCACAGTGCGGCAGGAGAACCGCAACAAGCGAGGAAAAGCAGAGGGGAACCAACTTGTGTTTGAAAACAAAGACTTGAATGGGAATCGGATTGTTTTGTCTCTGTCTGAAGAAAATATGCGCCTTCCTCAGTGAGATTCTTCTGAAATAGGTTGACAGCTATTAGGCGAACCCCATTTAAACTGGGGCGTATTCATtacgccgattctgttgcaaaactttTCTTAAAAgtaagcaaacggaacgaaacggggagggacctacctgaatttctccaatagaaactctgtttggactaatgattacaaccCAGGTAGCAGCAGAATGGCAGAAAAATACAGACAGAGTCGCTAATTGCACTATTCATTTTGACTCAAAGGAGTTAGACAATACCATACCGATGGTTTGCAGTCAACCCTCCATGTCTGCTCCAACGAATTGTACATTTACATAGGCAATTGAAGGCTGGCAAATCAAGTAACGTGTGGTGCATTCAATTCCATTATGGTGGGATGTCATCGACTTCTATTGCGACATAGTTAGTAATCATTGTGTTTGCCGAAGGCTGTTGACACTTCAGGGTGTTATGATGGGTGAAGTGACGGACGCCAGGGAAATTAAAAATACCTTTATTGTTCCCGCAATAAAGTCTTCCGATCACTATGATTGTTCTCGAGCAAAAATCTACTGTAGCCTCACGTGGCTGGTGGCCAAAGCATTTGGGACAGGTAGGTGGTGTTCTGTTTTTATAAATTGCATGGTTTCATTTAGTTTGTCAATAATTACATCTATTTAGTTTTTCAAACATATTTGTCAGCAATGTGGCTGTTTTCCCCATTGCAATATTATAGCTCAGCTATACAaataacacacaccacaccattcAAGCTAACAAGATATGCATTTTTAAAGTGCAATTGATGTGTATGttgtatttatatatacactgtaaAACCACTGTATTTAGATTCCCTGAGAGAAGCATCCATCCAAAACGAACAGGCATCATTCTCAAATAGACCTCTGCTAATTAAGAACCAGAACAGCTGCGTGATCAATTCTTATCTAGTTCAGTTCCGTTCATTGGCAGTGGGCTATAAACATGAGGGTGTGAAGTGAAACGGTGCCACAGATTGTGAATGTTTCCTGCTTGAGAGCTATGACTCTTGAGTATGACACCACCCACACCATAATATCAGATCTAGATGGCTGGTGATGCCAACCTACATTCACAATCAAATGGCTATAGGTGTTACCATGGTTATAGTTGTTACCATGGTTATCAGTAAGCCTCTATAGTAAGAGCATGTGACTCTTATTATGTCTAACAGTAAAGATAATGTTGATACTCGGGTTCACATTGGTGGCTATATCTACAGTAGACCTAGTTACAGTATTAGTCACGAGAGTCACATTTGAGGCTACCGTAGTAACAAATAGCAGAGTAGTAATAGGTGTGTTTGGATAGCCATTTAGGTACTTCAACAAAGACAACAGTTTTATGTGGTGGTAATATAAATTCATTTGGACATACATTTGAGTCTGAACACAAACCTTTTGTCACTTTGTAGGGGGGTGTACagaccattttatatatatatatatatatatatatatatatatatatatatatataagatgtGAATTATCACCAATCCAATTGTTTTCCACATCACCCCATTGCTCTAAACTGCATTGAGTCCCAATAGTCACTGATGACCAGATTAG from Oncorhynchus mykiss isolate Arlee chromosome 1, USDA_OmykA_1.1, whole genome shotgun sequence includes:
- the ddx59 gene encoding probable ATP-dependent RNA helicase DDX59 isoform X2: MFMPRALKVKRPTDNTSQVLKKKCKVSQEGEKEGSDGTGQPPNHSLKTSTTAPYGSVETDINAETQVKPDDQDTHLPTLEQGTWSPVRAPEDQQSSESESSTEESEEEEPVKSFRKSQRWPEPGEPVCVMCARFGEYICDSTDNDVCSLECKASHLAKMGMGTGEDAFNRDDTEEKRTSQCGQPAVDRAGNTVEDVYKDYSYKEDAFISGLTEEQVQRVKQELGIVTEGREVGRPIIEFEQCNLPSTLSANLKKAGYEAPTPVQMQMVPVGLAGRDVIASADTGSGKTVAFLLPVVVCALKRLVEGGLGGPAALILTPTRELAIQIERQTKELVVGLPNMRTGLLVGGMPLPPQLHRLKSTIKIIIATPGRLLEILKQKAVQLDGVRVVVVDEADTMLKMGFQQQILKVLENIPEEHQTLLTSATIPKGTEQLAARLTQDPDGKLYQPPVVVFVDCKLGADLLCEAVKKIMGLNTVAIHSDKTQWERNRILKGLLEGDFEVVVSTGVLGRGLDLVNVKLVVNFDMPPNMDEYVHQVGRAGRLGHRGTAITFVNNDNKRLFLEVVNRVKPTGSQLPPQLLNSPHLHEQQRRDKQKAKQRGEDDIMVTKNNLLSIIRKHNRSSKR
- the ddx59 gene encoding probable ATP-dependent RNA helicase DDX59 isoform X1; the encoded protein is MFMPRALKVKRPTDNTSQVLKKKCKVSQEGEKEGSDGTGQPPNHSLKTSTTAPYGSVETDINAETQVKPDDQDTHLPTLEQGTWSPVRAPEDQQSSESESSTEESEEEEPVKSFRKSQRWPEPGEPVCVMCARFGEYICDSTDNDVCSLECKASHLAKMGMGTGEDAFNRDDTEEKRTSQCGQPAVDRAGNTVEDVYKDYSYKEDAFISGLTEEQVQRVKQELGIVTEGREVGRPIIEFEQCNLPSTLSANLKKAGYEAPTPVQMQMVPVGLAGRDVIASADTGSGKTVAFLLPVVVCALKRLVEGGLGGPAALILTPTRELAIQIERQTKELVVGLPNMRTGLLVGGMPLPPQLHRLKSTIKIIIATPGRLLEILKQKAVQLDGVRVVVVDEADTMLKMGFQQQILKVLENIPEEHQTLLTSATIPKGTEQLAARLTQDPVRIAIGDRNQPCADIRQIVLWVEEPSKKKKLFEILNDGKLYQPPVVVFVDCKLGADLLCEAVKKIMGLNTVAIHSDKTQWERNRILKGLLEGDFEVVVSTGVLGRGLDLVNVKLVVNFDMPPNMDEYVHQVGRAGRLGHRGTAITFVNNDNKRLFLEVVNRVKPTGSQLPPQLLNSPHLHEQQRRDKQKAKQRGEDDIMVTKNNLLSIIRKHNRSSKR